Part of the Oncorhynchus gorbuscha isolate QuinsamMale2020 ecotype Even-year unplaced genomic scaffold, OgorEven_v1.0 Un_scaffold_4010, whole genome shotgun sequence genome, cgagcgaaaaacaacgcccaacgagcttgacgggcattaagtcgtttggcagaacggatgtactcaaggttcttatggtctgtccaaacgacaaaaggaacggtcgccctccaaccactgtcgccattcgcctagggctaagcggatggcgagcagttcacggttacccacatcatagttgcgctcagatggcgacaggcgatgagaaaaataagcgcaaggatgaaccttatcgtcagactggaagcgctgggatagaatggctcccacgcctacctctgaaggccaacctcgacaatgaattgtctagtgacgtcaggagtaacgaggataggagcggacgtaaaacgttcttttagaagatcaaaagctccctgggcggaaccggaccacttaaaacacgtcttgacagaagtaagagctgtgagaggggcagcaacttgaccgaaattacgaatgaaacgccgatagaaattagcgaaacctaaaaagcgctgcaactcgacacgtgaccttggaacgggccaatcactgacagcttgaccttagcggaatccatctgaatgccttcagcggaaataacggaaccgagaaaagtaacggaggagacatgaaaagagcacttctcagcctttacgtagagacaattctctaaaaggcgctgtagaacacgtcgaacgtgctgaacatgaatctcgagtgacggagaaaaaatcaggatatcgtcaagatagacaaaaacaaaaatgttcagcatgtctctcagaacatcattaactaatgcctgaaaaacagctggcgcattggcgagaccgaacggcagaacccggtactcaaaatgccctaacggagtattaaacgccgttttccactcgtcccctctctgatgcgcacgagatggtaagcgttacgaaggtccaacttagtaaagcacctggctccctgcagaatctcgaaggctgatgacataaggggaagcggataacgattcttaaccgttatgtcattcagccctcgataatccacgcaggggcgcagagtaccgtccttcttcttaacaaaaaagaaccccgccccggccggagaggaagaaggcactatggtaccggcgtcaagagacacagacaaataatcctcgagggccttacgttcgggagccgacagagagtatagtctacctcgaggaggagtggtccccggaaggagatcaatactacaatcatacgaccggtgaggaggaagggagttggctcgggaccgactgaagaccgtgcgcagatcatgatattcctccggcactcctgtcaaatcgccaggttcctcctgagaagtagggacagaagaaatgggagggatggcagacattaaacacttcacatgacaagaaacgttccaggataggatagaattactagaccaattaatagaaggattatgacatacaagccaggggtgacccaaaacaacaggtgtaaacggtgaacggaaaatcaaaaaagacatagtctcactgtggttaccagatactgtgagagttaaaggtagtgtctcaaatttgatactgggaagatgactaccatctaaggcaaacatgggcgtaggcctgtctaacggtctgaaaggaatgttatgtttccgagcccatgcttcgtccatgaaacaaccctcagccccagagtcaatcaaagcactgcatgtagcacccgaaccggtccagcgtagatggaccgacatagtagtacaagatctagatgaagggacctgagtagtagcgctcaccagtagccctccgcttactgatgggctctggcctcttactggacatgaaataacaaaatgtccagcaactccgcaatagaggcacaggcggttggtgatcctctgttccctctccttattcgagatgcgaatccctcccagctgcatgggctcagtctcaaagccagaggagggagatggttgcgatgcggagcagggaaacaccgttgatgcgagctctcttccacgagcccggtgacgaagatctacccgtcgttctatgcggatggcgagagcaatcaaagagtccacatctgaaggaacctcccgggagagaatctcatccttaaccgctgcgtggagtccctccagaaaacgagcgagcagcgccggctcgttccactcactagaggcagcaagagtgcgaaactcaatggaataatccgttatggaccgttcaccttggcataaggaagccagggccctagaagcctcctcaccaaaaactgaacggtcaaaaacccgaatcatctcctctttaaagttctggaatctgttagagcaatcagcccttgcctcccagatagctgtgccccattctcgagcccggccagtaaggagtgaaatgacgtaagcaacccgagctctctctctagagtatgtgtggggttgagagagaacacaatctcacactgcgtgagaaaggagcggcactcagtgggctgcccggagtagcaaggtgggttattaaccctgggttctggaggctcggcaggccagggagtaacaggtggcacgagacgtagactctggaactgtccagagaggtcggaaacctgagcggccaggttctccacggcatggcgagcagcagacaattcctgctcgtgtctgccgagcatggctccttggaactcgacggcagtgtaacgagcgtctgaagtcgctgggtccattccttggtcggttccttctgtcatgcaggtaaaagaggacccaaaagcgacttaacagaaacagagtttaataatgttcaaaacggaataactgacatcctctagatttgtagaggggaaaacaactggagaagcggccacagactgcaggtcgccgggtaggcgcaggccgtagtcgactgagacacctgctcacacgcagcgtctgatgaaggcacaaaacacgacaggacagggtgatacacaatcacggcaaaaacacgacaggacagggcgaaacgcaatcacaacatggtgaatacaatacgaggaaccgacggaacaggaacggatcacaaaggaataaatagggagtctaatcaggggaaaggatcgggaacaggtgtgggaagactaaatgatgattaggggaataggaacagctgggagcaggaacggaacgacagagagaagagagagcgagagagtgagagagggagggggagagagaaggatagaaccaaacaagaccagcagagggaaacgaatagcatggggagcacagggacaagacatgacaataaatgacaaacatgacaaagggggggtcaaactCAAAAGTAGTAGTCaggatctggtgtggccaccagctgtattaagtactgcagtgcatctcctcctcatggactgcaccagatttgccaggtcttgctgtgagatgttaccccactcttccaccaaggcacctgcaaattcCCAGACATTTTTGGGGAGAatgaccctagccctcaccctctgatccaacaggtcccagacgtgctcaatgggattgagatccgggctcttcgctggccatggcagaacattgacattccggtcttgcaggaaatcacgtacagaacgagcagtatgactggtggcattgtcatgctggagggtcatgtcaggatgagcctgcaggaaggttaCCACATGAAGGAataggatgtcttccctgtaacgcacagcgttgagattgcctgcaatgacaacaagctcagtttgatgatgctgtgacacaccgccccagaccatgatggaccctccacctccaaatcgatcccactccagagtacaggcctcggtgtagcgctgattcctttgacgataaaagcgtatctgaccatcacccctggtgacacaaaaccgcgactcatcagtgaagagcactgtctggtccagcagtgggtttgtgcctacaggcgacgttgttgccggtgatgtcaggtgaggacctgccttacaacaggcctacaagccctcagtccagcctctctcagcctattgcgtacagtctgagcactaatggagggattgtgcattcctggtgtaactcaggcagttgttatTGCCATtatgtacctgtcccgcaggtgtgatgtttggatgtaccgatcctgtgcaggtgttgtgacacgtggtctgccactgcgaggacgatcagctgtccgtcctgtctccctgtagcgctgtcttgggcgtctcacagtacggacatcgcAAGTTATTtcactggccacatctgcagtcctcatgcctccttgcggCATGCCtgaggcatgttcacgcagatgagcagggaccctgggcatctttcgtttggtgtttttcagagtcagtagaaaggcctctttagtgtcctaagttttgagaactgtgaccttaattgcctaccgtctgtaagctgttagtatcttaacgaccattccacaggtgcatgttcatgaattgtttgtggttcattgaacaagcataggaaacagtgttcaaaccctttacaatgaagatctgtgaagttatttggatttttacgaattatctttgaaagacagggtcctgaaaaagggacgtttcttttttgctgagtttattctATGAGTGAAATATAAAGATGTGTGATTCTCTCATCAACGATGAGATGGTTAGGTGTACTTACACTGAACATCTACAGAAATTGTAGAAGAGTTGAGACCTCCATATTCATTCTCAGCCTCACAGTAGTATTCTCCACTGTCCTCAGAGTTAATGTTGGTGATGAGGAAGGTGTTTTCAGATCCTTTCAGTGAAACTCCATTCTTCTTGTACCAGGTGTATTTGTCCACAGGTGGGTTGGCATCACTGCTGCAGGTCAGAGTCACTGAACTGCCCTCCACTATTtcaccagagggactgactgacacgGAGGTGGTCTTTGGTTTACCTGATAGAAAGATGAATGTCCCAAAGTGGTAGTGTCACAATACTTTCATTTTGAGTTTTTAAAATATATCTGTTAAACCACACGAGTACAAGATGGAGAGGATCTGCAATACTTACACAAAACTTTTAGAGGAACAAGCTTTGATCTTTTGCAACCAACTTCATTCACTGCCAAACAGTAGtattctcctctgtcctcaggGATGATGTTAGTGATCCTGTAACTCCATCCAGAATGTCTCATTGAGGTTTCAGCTCCATTCGTCTTGTACCAGATGTAAATCTGCACAGGTGGGTTGGCATCACTGCTGCAGGTCAGAGTCACTGAACTGCCCTCCACTATTccaccagagggactgactgacactgAGGTGTTCTTTGGACCGTCTAGTAAATCATTTTTAAGAAATACATTAAGGCCTAGATTATATGACATCTGCGGTAGCCGACACCTGCATTGCGGTTGTTTTGGCGGTGTCGTAGTTGGAACtgcattagagctgtcaaatccacaagtaaATCCGGGCACTATACCTCAAGAGCACATTGTCATTGGCTGCACAGAGTTGCATTAAGGGAATTCCCATGAAGTTTTGTTTACAAGTTGGAACACTGGAAtatgagatgtaatctacacctcaatTAGGCTGATAGAAATTATCATTATTTTAATTCATGATTGTAATTTGAGCATCATTATTTCTATATTGCCATTCTCGTTGTGAACTTCTAATGGGAGTGGGATGGGTATGTCTTCATGATAATGATCAAGACCAGCTGGGATGGGTATGTCTTCATGATAATGATCAAGACCAGCTGGGATGGGTATGTCTTCATGATAATGATCAAGACCAGCTGGGATGGGTATGTCTTCATGATAATGATCAAGACCAGCTGGGATGGGTATGTCTTCATGATAATGATCAAGACCAGCTGGGATGGGTATGTCTTCATGATAATGATCAAGACCAGCTGGGATGGGTATGTCTTCATGATAATGATCAAGACCAGCTGGGATGGGTATGTCTTCATGATAATGATCAAGAGCAGCTGGGATGGGTATGTCTTCATGATAATgatcaagagcagctgctcaccaATTAGACAGCTACAATGCAGTTGTACCTCCAACACCGCCAAAACATCAGCTATGTGAGTGTCGGCTGTCGCTGATTAACATTGATTGAATCTAGGACTAACAGCCTTATGCTCTGCTTCAGGACCAATGTGAATCTAGGACTAACAGCCTAATGCTCTGCTTCAGGACCAATGTGAATCTAGGACTAACAGCCTAATGCTCTGCTTCAGGACCAATGTGAATCTAGGACTAACAGCCTTATGCTCTGCTTCAGGACCAATGTGAATCTAGGACTAACAGCCTAATGCTCTGCTTCAGGACCAATGTGAATCTAGGACTAACAGCCTTATGCTCTGCTTCAGGACCAATGTGAATCTAGGACTAACAGCCTTATGCTCTGCTTCAGGACCAATGTGAATCTAGGACTAACAGCCTAATGCTCTGCTTCAGGACCAATGTGAATCTAGGACTAACAGCCTAATGCTCTGCTTCAGGACCAATGTGAATCTAGGACTAACAGCCTTATGCTCTGCTTCAGGACCAATGTGAATCTAGGACTAACAGCCTAATGCTCTGCTTCAGGACCAATGCCGTTCAAATGGTTGATACATTTTGTAGATGTTAGTTTCTCCAATATTCCAACACTGATCTGTACTTTACTCACATTTCACATCAATGTCGATATACTCAGACCTCCCTGTCTTCATCCCATTCCAGGCCTCACAGTAGTACTCTCCAGTGTCAGATGACTGGATTTGGTTGAAGACATGCTGTGGTCCTGTCATACTCTGATTGTCACCTCCATTCTTCTTGTACCACCAGGTGTAACTCTGGACAGGTGGGTTGGCATCACTGCTGCAGGTCAGAGTCACTGAACTGCCCTCCACTATTccaccagagggactgactgacactgAGATGTTCTTTGGGCCATCTGGTGTAAAAAGAAACATGAGTTTAGTCAGAGAACTATCCAAAAGATTATTCACTTACAtataatagtaaaataaagagaTTTGGGCTTTGATATGGTTTAGGATTAATGCAAATTATTGACTTCATTAAACTGATTGCAACATTCCAACACTGATCTGTACTTTACTCACATTTCACATCGATGTTGATTGACTCAGACCTCCCTGTCTTCATCCCATTCCAGGCCTCACAGTAGTACTCTCCAGTGGCAGATGACTTGATTTGGTTGAAGACTTGCTGTGGTTCTGTGTTCCCGTAGGAGACAGACTGATAGCCAATCTTCTTGTACCAGGTATAACGCTTAACAAGTGGGTTGGCATCACTGCTGCAGGTCAGAGTCACTGAACTGCCCTCCACTATTtcaccagagggactgactgacactgAGGTGTTCTTTGGGCCATCTGATAAAAGACCAttataaattccacaaattaacaaggcacagctattaattaatttaaatgcattccaggtgaatacctcatgaagctggttgagagaatgtcaagagtgtgcaaagctgtcatcaaggcaaagggttgctactttgaagaatctcaaatataaaatacattttgatttgtaaaAAAAGAATTAGGTTACTAaaatattccatatgtgttatttcatactttttaTGTCgttactgttattctacaatgtcgaaaatagtacaaataaagaaaaaccctggaatgagtaggtgtgtccaaactattgacttgtactgtatattatcTTTTTCTTCTGAAAACATTAGATTTACCAAATAAAGTAAACCAGTAGATTTTACAAGTCAGTTTGAAATAATTACATTAACATTGTGAAAATAAATATTCAGAAATGTGTATATTAAAATGTTTTTTGACTCATCATTATTTAAGCAGTTTAAGTATGACCAAAATGTTAAAGATGTACCTACACTGGACGTCCACAAATACAGGGGAAGAGGTGAGACGTCCATATTTATTCTCAGCTTCACAGTAAtattctcctctgtcctcagaGATGATGTTAGTGATGCTGTAACTCTGTCCTGATGCTTTTGGTGAGGTTACGGTCTTCTTGTACCAGGTGTATTTGTCCACAGGTGGGTTGGCATCACTGCTGCAGGTCAGAGTCACTGAACTGCCCTCCACTATTtcaccagagggactgactgacactgAGGTGTTCCTTGGACCATCTGGTGTAAAATAAACATTAGTTCAGTCAGAGAACTATCCAAAAGATTACTCAGTTACACAAAACATTAAAATAAAGAGATTTGGGCTATGATTATCATTTAGTATAATTCAGTTAAAATGATTGATTTTATTAAACTGATTCCAACACTGATCTGGACTTTACTCACATTTCACATCGATGTTGATTGACTCAGACCTCCCTGTTTTAATCCCATTCCAGGCCTCACAGTAGTACTCTCCAGTGGCAGATGACTTGATTTGGTTGAAGACTTGCTGTGATTCTGTGTTCCCGTAGGAGACAGACTGATAGCCAATCGTCTTGTACCAGGTGTAACTCTGCACAGGTGGGTTGGCATCACTGCTGCAGGTCAGAGTCACTGAACTGCCCTCCACTATTtcaccagagggactgactgacactgAGGTGTTCTTTGGGTCATCTGACAAAGTTCCAATATAAAGTCATTAACATCTTGGTTATAGTattatcaaatcaaactgtatttgtcacgtgcaccgaatacaacaagtgtagaccttatcTTGGCTTTCTGAAGAGATTAGATTGAGTGAATAAGGTAAACCAGTAGATTTTACAGGTCAGTTAGAAATAATTACATTCACATTGTGAAAATACATATTGACAGATGTGGATGTTTTATAGTAAAATGTTTCTTGATTTATCATAATTTTAGCAGTTTACAAGCATGATGAAAATGTTAAAGATGTACCTACACTGGACGTCCACaaatacagggaagaggtgagacGTCCATATTTATTCTCAGCCTCACAGTAAtattctcctctgtcctcagaGATGATGTTAGTGATGCTGTAACTCTGTCCTGATGCTTTTGGTGAGGTTACGTTCTTCTTGTACCAGGTGTATTTGTCCACAGGTGGGTTGGCATCACTGCTGCAGGTCAGAGTCACTGAACTGCCCTCCACTATTtcaccagagggactgactgacactgAGGTGCTTTTGGGGGCATCTGGTAAGGAataatgtgtggaggggttatcATGTGACAATAGTGCAATCAAGACCTTGCATCAGTTATCAGACGAATCAAAGATAACATGACATTGACAGGTCAGAGAACATTAACTAGTCAAAACATTAAAAGAAACACATTTGGAAAGGTGCTTTACGTGACCAACCAGATGCTAAACACTGGTTGTCTACGCGTCTCAAGACTGTGTTTGCCCATTGCACTAAAAGCTAGGTATTAGCGAATGGTTGTAAGCTTCAGGTAAGGGTTAGGCTTCTCATTATGCAAGCGTAGTTCACTGAACCACGTCCACTTTATATTCCATaggcctccactcttctgggacggctttccagtagatgttggagttttgcttccattcagccacgagagcattagtgaagttggGCACTGTTGTtgggggattaggcctggctcacagtcggcgtttcaattcatcccaaaggagtTCAATGAGGTTGAAGTCAGGTCTCTGTGCAGGCcggtcaagttcttctacaccgatctagacaaaccatttctgtatggacctaacTTTGTGCGcgtgggcattgtcatgctgaaacaggaaagggccttcccaaactgttgccacaaagttggaagcacagaatcatttTCAATGCTGTAACGTAAGTAtttcccattctgtgagcttgtgtggcctaccacttagcggctgagctgttgttgctcctagacatttcctctttacaataacagcacgtATA contains:
- the LOC124028311 gene encoding sialoadhesin-like, whose translation is MDLRESDSAEYKFRFNTQISGWGYSFPGTTLSVTDLQVKVTSAAEGQKTLTCSTTCTLTDNPTYIWYRNGQRLDESTSLQYSVNNSYSDSYSCAVKSHEDVQAPAVCVRDESCMNVTYTHQSICALKGSTVDISCFYTHPSWHNVTEVFWFSKWESGVTNDLSQDPEYADRVKYHRQTDKDSTLTITDLRERDSTEYKFRFKTVHAEWGYTFSGTTLSVTGLQVEITPATVTEGQRVTLACRTVCTLTDNPNPSYIWYKLGQRLTNQNNSLILNPVSSEDAGRYSCAVEGFEDLHSPEETLTVKYGPKNTLASIHLSGEIVEGSSVTLTCISDANPPVDKYTWYKKIGAHYQSFSHGNTELQHVFSHIQSSDTGEYYCEARNEMGTDRSESINIDVKYGPKSTSVSVSPSGDIVEGSSVTLTCSSDANPPVQSYAWYKNGSVYQSIFYGNTEPQQVFSQIKSSDTRQYYCWVSNGISTDRSPSLDIDVKYAPKSTSVSVSPSGEIVEGSSVTLTCSSDANPPVDKYTWYKKNVTSPKASGQSYSITNIISEDRGEYYCEAENKYGRLTSSLYLWTSSVDDPKNTSVSVSPSGEIVEGSSVTLTCSSDANPPVQSYTWYKTIGYQSVSYGNTESQQVFNQIKSSATGEYYCEAWNGIKTGRSESINIDVKYGPRNTSVSVSPSGEIVEGSSVTLTCSSDANPPVDKYTWYKKTVTSPKASGQSYSITNIISEDRGEYYCEAENKYGRLTSSPVFVDVQYGPKNTSVSVSPSGEIVEGSSVTLTCSSDANPLVKRYTWYKKIGYQSVSYGNTEPQQVFNQIKSSATGEYYCEAWNGMKTGRSESINIDVKYGPKNISVSVSPSGGIVEGSSVTLTCSSDANPPVQSYTWWYKKNGGDNQSMTGPQHVFNQIQSSDTGEYYCEAWNGMKTGRSEYIDIDVKCKPKTTSVSVSPSGEIVEGSSVTLTCSSDANPPVDKYTWYKKNGVSLKGSENTFLITNINSEDSGEYYCEAENEYGGLNSSTISVDVQCKYT